The region TCATTCGCCGATGGGCGTTCCAGCACCATGAGCAGAGAACACGCGCATCAGGCTTGGCGTCACGCCGAGACCATCAAGCGGCTGTCGGACCGCATCGTCGGGGTCGGGCCTTTCGGCATAGGCCTGGACGGCGTGATCGCCTGGATACCCGGCGCGAACGCGATCTACAGCCTGGGCGCGGGCGGGCTGCTGATGGCCCACGCCGTGCGTTCGCAGGCGGGCGGGGCGACCATGGCGCGCATGGCGGCCTATCTGGTGGCCGACACCGCCAGTTCTGGCGTACCGATCATAGGCTGGGCCGTCGATACCCTGTTCCCCGGCCACCTGATGGCGGCCAAGGCCCTCCAGAAGGATATCGAGGCGCGCCACGGCAAGCCGGCGGACGCGGAGACGACGAAGCGCTGGCCGTTCAGCCGGCGGGAGAAGTCACCTCCGGCTGCTCATAACCCAGTTGGCGGTTGAGCTGCTCCAGCAGTTCGACGGCGGCTTCGGCCACTACCGTTCCCGGCGGGAAGATCGCCGCCGCGCCTGCGTCGCGCAGAGCCTGAAAGTCCTGCGGCGGGATTACACCGCCCACCACGACGATGATGTCGTCGCGACCCAGGCGGGCGAGTTCCTTTTTCAACTCAGGCACAAGGCTCAGGTGACCGGCGGCGAGCGAGCTGGCCCCGACCACGTGGACATCGTTGTCGACGGCTTCCTTCGCCGCCTCGGCCGGGGTTTGGAATAGCGCGCCGATGTCCACGTCGAAGCCGAAGTCGGCGAAGGCGGTGGCGACGACCTTCTGGCCGCGGTCGTGCCCGTCCTGGCCCATCTTGGCGACCAGGATGCGGGGCTTGGAGCCATGGGCTTCCTGGAAGGCGCGGGCCATGCCGCGAGCCCGCTGGGCGACGGGGTCGTTACCCGCCTCGCGCATGAAGACGCCTTCGATAGCCTTGATCTGCGCCTTGTGACGGCCGAACACATTCTCCAGCGCCAGGCTGATCTCGCCGACCGTGGCCTTGGCGCGGGCGGCGTCCACCGCCAGGGCCAGCAGGTTGCCGTCGCCGCGCGCGCCGTCCTCCAACGCCTTCAAGGCCGCGGCTAGGGCCTGAGGATCGCGCTCGGCCTTAAGGCGGGCCAGCTTCTCCAGTTGTTGGTTGCGGACGGAGGTGTTGTCGACCTTCAGGACCGGGATGTCGTCCTCGACCTCCGGCTTGTAGCGGTTGACGCCGACCACGGTCTGGCGACCGGAGTCGATGCGGGCCTGGGTCTTGGCGGCCGCCTCTTCGATGCGCAGCTTGGGCAGGCCCTGGTCGATGGCCTTGGCCATGCCGCCGAGGGCTTCGACCTCCTCGATATGCTTGAGGGCGCGGGCGGCCAGGTCGTGGGTCAGACGCTCGACGTAGTAGCTGCCGCCCCAGGGGTCGGCGACGCGGGTCGTGCCGCTCTCCATCTGCAGGAAAAGCTGGGTGTTGCGGGCGATGCGGGCCGAGAAGTCGGTGGGCAGGGCCAGAGCCTCGTCGAGGCTGTTGGT is a window of Caulobacter sp. NIBR2454 DNA encoding:
- a CDS encoding DUF4112 domain-containing protein, yielding MSREHAHQAWRHAETIKRLSDRIVGVGPFGIGLDGVIAWIPGANAIYSLGAGGLLMAHAVRSQAGGATMARMAAYLVADTASSGVPIIGWAVDTLFPGHLMAAKALQKDIEARHGKPADAETTKRWPFSRREKSPPAAHNPVGG
- the scpA gene encoding methylmalonyl-CoA mutase produces the protein MSQFPDFSTLPWTTETTVAPPAAKADVWATPEGINVKPAYGPGDVAELDFLSGYPGLAPFGRGPYPTMYVTNPWTIRQYAGFSTAEESNAFYRRNLAAGQMGLSVAFDLATHRGYDSDHERVTGDVGMAGVAIDSILDMRTLFSGIPLDKMSVSMTMNGAVLPILALFIVAAEEQGVPAAKLSGTIQNDILKEFMVRNTYIYPPLPSMRIISDIFSYTSREMPKFNSISISGYHMQEAGATADLELAYTLADGIEYIRAGVAAGMDVDQFAPRLSFFWAIGMNYFMEVAKMRAARLLWARLVKREFNPKDARSLSLRTHSQTSGWSLAAQDVFNNVPRTCVEAMAAVNGQTQSLHTNSLDEALALPTDFSARIARNTQLFLQMESGTTRVADPWGGSYYVERLTHDLAARALKHIEEVEALGGMAKAIDQGLPKLRIEEAAAKTQARIDSGRQTVVGVNRYKPEVEDDIPVLKVDNTSVRNQQLEKLARLKAERDPQALAAALKALEDGARGDGNLLALAVDAARAKATVGEISLALENVFGRHKAQIKAIEGVFMREAGNDPVAQRARGMARAFQEAHGSKPRILVAKMGQDGHDRGQKVVATAFADFGFDVDIGALFQTPAEAAKEAVDNDVHVVGASSLAAGHLSLVPELKKELARLGRDDIIVVVGGVIPPQDFQALRDAGAAAIFPPGTVVAEAAVELLEQLNRQLGYEQPEVTSPAG